A genomic segment from Triticum dicoccoides isolate Atlit2015 ecotype Zavitan chromosome 1A, WEW_v2.0, whole genome shotgun sequence encodes:
- the LOC119282337 gene encoding uncharacterized protein LOC119282337 produces MAEEKKKHKHSKHKEKDKEKKDKAGGAAAAAEASFKPCGDVKGIRFGGQFIVKSFTVRRASPLELLRLLDIPPSFLSELQSLPFPSTTAYMPTSFTILAHQAWHTLTLGLGTKKSKVVLFVFESEAMKAAVDQLWPAMIPLGDVNKKLIRGLSGSEMARFKFRKGCLTIYVYAVRRLGAAGFVRADDLRRILQAVVELKDFLDHTAMLAMPSQRSITLQSRGTVAQ; encoded by the coding sequence AtggcagaggagaagaagaagcacaAGCACAGCAAGCACAAGGAGAAGGacaaggagaagaaggacaaggccggcggcgcggcggcggcggcggaggcgagcttcAAGCCGTGCGGCGACGTGAAGGGCATCCGCTTCGGCGGGCAGTTCATCGTCAAGTCGTTCACGGTGCGTCGCGCGTCGCCGCTGGAGTTGCTCCGGCTGCTGGACATCCCGCCGTCGTTCCTGAGCGAGCTGCAGAGCCTGCCGTTCCCGTCCACCACCGCCTACATGCCCACCAGCTTCACCATCCTGGCGCACCAGGCGTGGCACACGCTCACGCTCGGCCTCGGCACCAAGAAGTCCAAGGTGGTGCTCTTCGTGTTCGAGTCGGAGGCCATGAAGGCGGCCGTGGACCAGCTGTGGCCGGCCATGATCCCGCTCGGGGACGTGAACAAGAAGCTCATCCGCGGCCTCTCCGGCAGCGAGATGGCGCGCTTCAAGTTCAGGAAGGGGTGCCTCACCATCTACGTCTACGCCGTGCGCCGGCTGGGCGCCGCCGGCTTCGTGCGCGCCGACGACCTCAGGAGGATACTGCAGGCCGTGGTGGAGCTCAAGGACTTCCTGGATCACACCGCCATGCTCGCCATGCCCAGTCAGAGGAGCATCACCTTGCAGTCCCGGGGCACCGTGGCCCAATGA